In Serratia marcescens subsp. marcescens ATCC 13880, a single genomic region encodes these proteins:
- the nrdA gene encoding class 1a ribonucleoside-diphosphate reductase subunit alpha, with product MNQSLLVTKRDGRKERINLDKIHRVIDWAAEGLHNVSVSQVELRSHIQFYDGIKTADIHETIIKAAADLISRDAPDYQYLAARLAIFHLRKKAYGQFEPPKLHAHVTRMVEMGKYDKHLLEDYSAEEFEQMDSFIDHWRDMNFSYAAVKQLEGKYLVQNRVSGEIYESAQFLYMLVSACLFSNYPRETRLDYVKRFYDAISTFKISLPTPIMSGVRTPTRQFSSCVLIECGDSLDSINATSSAIVKYVSQRAGIGINAGRIRALGSPIRGGEAFHTGCIPFYKHFQTAVKSCSQGGVRGGAATLFYPMWHLEVESLLVLKNNRGVEGNRVRHMDYGVQLNRLMYQRLIKGEDITLFSPSDVPGLYDAFFADQDEFERLYTQYEKDDSIRQKRVKAVELFSLMMQERASTGRIYIQNVDHCNTHSPFDPQIAPVRQSNLCLEIALPTKPLEDVNDENGEIALCTLSAFNLGAIDSLDDLEELATLAVRSLDALLDYQDYPIKAAHRGAMGRRTLGIGVINFAYYLAKNGVRYSDGSANNLTHKTFEAIQYYLLKASNRLAQEQGACPWFNETTYSQGILPIDTYKKDLDAICSEPLHYDWETLRKEIQETGLRNSTLSALMPSETSSQISNATNGIEPPRGHISIKASKDGILRQVVPEYERLKDNYELLWEMPSNDGYLQLVGLMQKFIDQSISANTNYDPTRFPGGKVPMKQLLKDLLTTYKFGVKTLYYQNTRDGAEDAQEDLQPAKAGDDDCESGACKI from the coding sequence ATGAACCAAAGTCTGCTTGTAACTAAACGCGATGGCCGTAAAGAGCGCATCAACCTCGACAAAATCCACCGGGTCATCGATTGGGCCGCAGAAGGATTACACAACGTCTCGGTTTCTCAAGTAGAGTTGCGTTCCCACATTCAGTTTTATGACGGCATCAAAACCGCCGATATTCACGAAACCATCATCAAAGCCGCTGCCGATCTGATCTCCCGCGATGCGCCGGACTATCAGTACCTGGCCGCTCGCCTGGCGATCTTCCACCTGCGCAAAAAGGCTTACGGCCAGTTCGAACCGCCGAAGCTGCACGCTCACGTGACGCGCATGGTCGAGATGGGCAAATACGATAAACATCTGCTGGAAGACTACAGCGCTGAAGAGTTCGAGCAGATGGACTCCTTTATCGATCACTGGCGCGACATGAACTTCTCTTATGCCGCCGTCAAGCAGCTGGAAGGCAAGTATCTGGTGCAGAACCGCGTCAGCGGCGAGATCTACGAAAGCGCCCAGTTCCTGTACATGCTGGTGTCCGCTTGCCTGTTCTCCAACTACCCGCGTGAAACTCGTCTGGACTACGTCAAACGTTTCTACGACGCGATTTCCACCTTCAAGATTTCGCTGCCAACGCCGATCATGTCCGGCGTGCGCACCCCAACCCGTCAGTTCAGCTCCTGCGTGCTGATCGAGTGCGGCGACAGCCTGGACTCCATCAACGCCACCTCCAGCGCCATTGTGAAATACGTTTCGCAACGCGCCGGCATCGGCATCAACGCCGGCCGCATTCGCGCGCTGGGCAGCCCGATCCGTGGCGGGGAAGCCTTCCATACCGGCTGCATTCCGTTCTACAAACACTTCCAGACCGCCGTCAAATCCTGCTCACAGGGCGGCGTGCGCGGTGGCGCGGCAACGCTGTTCTACCCGATGTGGCACCTGGAAGTAGAAAGCCTGCTGGTGTTGAAAAACAACCGTGGCGTTGAAGGCAACCGCGTGCGTCACATGGACTACGGCGTGCAGTTGAACCGCCTGATGTACCAGCGTCTGATCAAGGGCGAAGACATCACCCTGTTCAGCCCGTCCGACGTGCCGGGGCTGTACGACGCGTTCTTCGCCGATCAGGACGAATTCGAGCGCCTGTACACCCAGTACGAGAAAGATGACAGCATTCGCCAGAAACGCGTGAAAGCGGTTGAGCTGTTCTCGCTGATGATGCAAGAACGTGCCTCTACCGGCCGTATCTACATCCAGAACGTCGACCACTGCAACACCCACAGCCCGTTCGATCCGCAGATCGCGCCGGTGCGTCAGTCCAACCTGTGCCTGGAAATCGCCCTGCCGACCAAGCCGCTGGAAGACGTCAACGATGAAAACGGCGAGATCGCGCTGTGCACCCTGTCCGCCTTCAACCTGGGCGCGATCGACAGCCTGGACGACCTGGAAGAGCTGGCGACCCTGGCGGTGCGTTCACTCGACGCTCTGCTGGATTATCAGGATTACCCGATCAAGGCTGCGCACCGTGGCGCGATGGGTCGCCGCACCCTGGGCATCGGCGTCATCAACTTCGCTTATTACCTGGCGAAGAACGGCGTACGCTATTCCGACGGCAGCGCCAACAACCTGACCCACAAAACGTTCGAAGCCATTCAGTACTACCTGCTGAAAGCCTCCAACCGTCTGGCTCAGGAACAAGGCGCTTGCCCGTGGTTCAACGAAACCACCTATTCGCAGGGCATCCTGCCGATCGACACCTACAAGAAAGACCTGGATGCGATCTGCAGCGAGCCGCTGCACTACGACTGGGAAACCCTGCGTAAAGAGATCCAGGAAACCGGCCTGCGCAACTCGACGCTGTCCGCCCTGATGCCGTCGGAAACCTCTTCGCAGATTTCCAACGCCACCAACGGCATCGAGCCGCCGCGCGGCCATATCAGCATCAAGGCGTCGAAAGACGGCATCCTGCGCCAGGTGGTGCCGGAGTATGAGCGTCTGAAAGACAACTACGAGCTGCTGTGGGAAATGCCGAGCAACGACGGCTATCTGCAGCTGGTGGGGCTGATGCAGAAATTCATCGACCAGTCGATTTCGGCCAACACCAACTACGATCCTACCCGCTTCCCGGGCGGCAAGGTGCCGATGAAGCAGTTGCTGAAAGACCTGCTCACCACCTACAAGTTCGGCGTGAAAACGCTGTACTACCAAAACACCCGCGACGGCGCGGAAGACGCCCAGGAAGATTTGCAGCCTGCCAAGGCCGGCGATGACGACTGCGAAAGCGGCGCCTGCAAGATCTAA
- the nrdB gene encoding class Ia ribonucleoside-diphosphate reductase subunit beta, whose product MAYTTFSQTKNDQLQEPMFFGQSVNVARFDQQKHEIFEKLIEKQLSFFWRPEEVDVSRDRIDYQALPEHEKHIFISNLKYQTLLDSIQGRSPNVALLPLISIPELETWVETWSFSETIHSRSYTHIIRNIVNDPALVFDDIVTNEEIKKRAKDISGYYDDLIEMTSYYHLLGEGTHQVNGKTVTVNLRALKKQLYLCLMSVNALEAIRFYVSFACSFAFAERELMEGNAKIIKLIARDEALHLTGTQHMLNLMRSGADDPEMAEIAEECQQECYDLFVLAAQQEKEWAEYLFRDGSMIGLNKDILCQYVEYITNIRMQAVGLGLPFETRSNPIPWINAWLVSDNVQVAPQEVEVSSYLVGQIDSEINADDLSDFEL is encoded by the coding sequence ATGGCTTACACCACTTTTTCTCAGACCAAAAACGACCAGCTGCAAGAGCCGATGTTCTTCGGCCAGTCGGTAAACGTTGCGCGTTTCGACCAGCAAAAGCATGAAATCTTCGAAAAGCTGATCGAAAAACAGCTCTCCTTCTTCTGGCGCCCGGAAGAAGTTGACGTCTCCCGCGATCGCATCGATTATCAGGCGCTGCCGGAGCACGAGAAGCACATCTTCATCAGCAACCTGAAGTATCAGACGCTGCTGGACTCCATCCAGGGCCGCAGCCCGAACGTCGCCCTGCTGCCGCTGATCTCGATCCCTGAGCTGGAAACCTGGGTGGAAACCTGGTCGTTCTCCGAGACCATCCACTCCCGTTCCTACACCCACATCATCCGCAACATCGTCAACGATCCGGCGCTGGTGTTCGACGACATCGTCACCAACGAAGAGATCAAGAAGCGCGCGAAAGACATTTCCGGCTACTACGACGATCTGATCGAGATGACCAGCTACTATCACCTGCTGGGTGAAGGCACCCACCAGGTGAACGGTAAAACCGTCACCGTCAATCTGCGTGCGCTGAAGAAGCAGCTGTACCTGTGCCTGATGAGCGTGAACGCGCTGGAAGCGATCCGTTTCTACGTCAGCTTTGCCTGCTCCTTCGCGTTCGCCGAGCGCGAATTGATGGAAGGCAACGCCAAGATCATCAAGCTGATCGCCCGCGACGAAGCGCTGCACCTGACCGGCACCCAGCACATGCTGAACCTGATGCGTTCAGGCGCCGACGATCCTGAAATGGCGGAGATCGCCGAGGAGTGCCAGCAAGAGTGCTACGATCTGTTCGTGCTGGCCGCCCAGCAGGAGAAAGAGTGGGCGGAATACCTGTTCCGCGACGGCTCGATGATTGGCCTGAACAAAGACATCCTGTGCCAGTATGTGGAATACATCACCAATATCCGCATGCAGGCGGTCGGCCTTGGTCTGCCGTTCGAAACCCGCTCCAACCCGATCCCATGGATCAATGCCTGGCTTGTGTCCGACAACGTGCAGGTAGCGCCGCAGGAAGTGGAAGTGAGCTCCTACCTGGTTGGCCAGATCGACTCGGAGATCAACGCCGACGACCTGAGCGACTTCGAACTGTAA
- the yfaE gene encoding class I ribonucleotide reductase maintenance protein YfaE: MATPIVTLRAAGTQLSCPNSENCLLDVLELHDVQVEYQCRSGYCGACRLKLVKGEVTYRQQPLAFINAGEILPCCCMPLTDIELEM, encoded by the coding sequence ATGGCGACGCCAATCGTAACGCTGCGCGCCGCCGGCACGCAGCTCTCCTGCCCCAACAGTGAAAACTGTCTGCTCGACGTGCTGGAACTGCACGACGTGCAGGTGGAGTATCAGTGCCGATCCGGCTATTGCGGTGCCTGCCGCCTGAAGCTGGTGAAAGGTGAAGTGACCTACCGCCAGCAGCCGCTGGCGTTTATCAACGCCGGCGAGATCCTGCCCTGCTGCTGCATGCCGCTGACGGATATCGAGCTGGAAATGTAA
- a CDS encoding Hok/Gef family protein: MRLRHVFHSLTVVCITVLLFIWMIRDSLCELKIYQENITILIRLACEVKR; the protein is encoded by the coding sequence ATGCGCTTAAGGCATGTGTTTCACTCGCTAACCGTTGTATGTATTACGGTTTTGTTATTTATCTGGATGATAAGAGACTCGCTGTGCGAGCTAAAAATCTACCAGGAAAATATCACTATCCTGATCAGGTTGGCGTGTGAGGTGAAGCGGTAA
- a CDS encoding AraC family transcriptional regulator — MNANLHAPDADCSEWSGGPWLIALGGRDAAGREYRLGTREYDWHQHVRGQLLCVESGLLHVSTAQGDWVLPPQRAGWIPPATEHRVQVCGALSGWSLLLAPEACHDLSNTPCVIGISAVLQALAQRAEGWEKRSALTLEQERMAQVMRDEIRLAPTEPLYLPMSSHPRLAGVLQALLAQPGSERSLEAWAEWGAMSPRTLRRLMIGETGLSFAQWRQQARLSYALAKLAEGETVLQIAEALGYASPSNFIAMFRKAFGDPPARYFSTSAGKGR; from the coding sequence ATGAATGCGAACCTTCATGCCCCCGACGCTGACTGCAGCGAATGGTCGGGGGGCCCCTGGCTGATCGCCCTTGGCGGCCGCGACGCGGCAGGGCGTGAGTATCGGTTGGGCACGCGCGAATACGACTGGCATCAGCATGTGCGCGGGCAGTTGCTGTGCGTCGAAAGCGGTTTGCTGCATGTAAGCACGGCGCAGGGCGATTGGGTGCTACCGCCTCAGCGGGCGGGTTGGATCCCGCCGGCGACGGAGCACCGGGTGCAGGTCTGCGGCGCACTGAGCGGCTGGAGTTTGCTGCTGGCGCCGGAGGCCTGCCACGATCTGTCGAATACACCTTGCGTTATCGGCATCAGCGCCGTGCTGCAGGCGCTGGCTCAGCGTGCGGAAGGCTGGGAAAAACGCAGCGCGCTTACCCTGGAGCAGGAGCGTATGGCGCAGGTGATGCGTGACGAGATACGGCTGGCGCCGACGGAGCCGCTGTATTTGCCGATGTCGTCCCATCCGCGCCTGGCCGGCGTTCTGCAGGCCTTGCTGGCGCAGCCGGGGAGCGAGCGTTCGCTGGAGGCGTGGGCTGAATGGGGGGCGATGTCGCCGCGTACCCTGCGGCGGTTGATGATCGGCGAGACGGGGTTGAGTTTTGCCCAGTGGCGCCAGCAGGCCCGGTTGTCGTATGCGTTAGCGAAGCTGGCCGAAGGCGAGACGGTGCTGCAGATCGCGGAGGCGCTGGGGTATGCCTCGCCGAGTAATTTTATCGCCATGTTTCGTAAAGCCTTCGGCGATCCCCCGGCGCGTTATTTTTCCACATCGGCGGGAAAGGGGCGCTAA
- a CDS encoding FAD-dependent oxidoreductase produces MMTTLSIGIIGAGPGGLCLAQGLRRFGIHATVFERDTTPQARDQGYRLRIDPSGQQALAACLPPAHYRLLCAGSAQNSGESNLWDPQLAPLTGRRPEHWLPSSPRQTQEPGGDLGIHRQTLREILLAGLQDRVRFGHTLREFAQTPQGVELQFANGEHVRVDVLIAADGVNSLVRRRCLPEAGPEDSGAVTLYGKTPLDAATRAQLAPELLNGVSVIFADGMSLVIEPMRFQAPMAHLAADYAPDCRLSPVDDYLYWACIGSAERLGGPVREEGSTALRARVRHISQGWAPALQTVLALADPLSLSVRTVQVTAAMPEWHSERIAFLGDAVHAMSPAGGLGANTALADAASLAAHLAHSDNAAQALRNYGTELQTRGAAAIRLSRLASERLMQRDEADKTGDSATPMPVTR; encoded by the coding sequence ATGATGACAACACTCAGCATTGGCATTATCGGCGCCGGGCCCGGCGGCCTGTGTCTGGCTCAGGGACTGCGCCGCTTCGGCATCCACGCCACGGTGTTTGAACGCGACACCACGCCGCAAGCGCGCGATCAGGGCTACCGGCTGCGCATCGATCCGTCGGGCCAGCAGGCGCTGGCTGCCTGCCTGCCGCCGGCGCACTACCGCTTGCTCTGCGCCGGCAGCGCGCAAAACAGCGGCGAGAGCAATCTATGGGATCCGCAGCTTGCCCCGCTCACCGGCCGGCGTCCCGAGCACTGGTTGCCCTCCAGCCCGCGCCAAACGCAAGAACCGGGCGGCGATCTCGGCATTCATCGCCAAACGCTGCGCGAGATCCTGCTTGCCGGCCTGCAAGACCGGGTGCGTTTCGGCCATACCTTGCGTGAATTTGCACAAACGCCGCAGGGCGTGGAACTTCAGTTCGCCAACGGCGAACACGTGCGGGTCGATGTGCTGATCGCCGCCGACGGCGTCAACTCGCTGGTGCGGCGCCGCTGCCTGCCCGAGGCGGGGCCAGAAGACAGTGGCGCCGTCACTCTTTACGGCAAAACGCCGCTCGATGCCGCGACCCGGGCCCAATTGGCCCCTGAGCTGCTGAACGGCGTATCGGTGATCTTCGCCGACGGCATGTCGCTGGTGATTGAACCGATGCGCTTTCAGGCTCCCATGGCGCATCTGGCGGCCGACTACGCGCCCGATTGCCGCCTCTCGCCGGTCGACGACTATCTCTATTGGGCCTGCATCGGATCGGCTGAACGGCTCGGCGGGCCGGTACGGGAGGAGGGAAGCACCGCGTTGCGGGCGCGCGTACGGCATATCTCGCAGGGATGGGCGCCCGCCTTGCAAACGGTGTTAGCGTTGGCGGATCCCCTGTCGCTCAGCGTGCGGACGGTGCAGGTTACGGCGGCGATGCCGGAATGGCACAGCGAACGCATCGCCTTTCTCGGCGACGCCGTGCACGCCATGAGCCCGGCGGGTGGGCTCGGCGCCAACACCGCATTGGCGGACGCCGCCAGCCTGGCGGCGCATCTGGCGCACTCAGACAACGCCGCGCAGGCACTCAGGAACTACGGTACAGAACTGCAAACGCGAGGCGCGGCGGCAATACGTCTTTCACGCCTGGCGTCCGAACGGCTGATGCAGCGCGATGAGGCCGACAAGACGGGAGACTCAGCAACGCCGATGCCCGTCACTCGATAA
- a CDS encoding nicotinamide mononucleotide deamidase-related protein YfaY has protein sequence MLRVEMLSTGDEVLHGQIIDTNAAWLADYLFQQGVPMSGRETVGDSLSALIEILQERSHIADVLIVNGGLGPTSDDLSALAAAKASGVELVERADWLARMEAYFAERGRPMAPSNRKQAQIPANAEMLDNPVGTACGFALQLNQCLMFFTPGVPSEFKVMVEQQIVPRLRQRFTLPAPPLCLRLTTFGTSESDLAAELDGMPLPPDVVLGYRSSSPIIELKLTGPESRRAEMELAWRRVREVAGDNCIFEGTDGLPATLTQRLNQQGLKLALSEQFSGGLINLQLQSEGAPLAGGELLPAHCIETLETTLARARSLAELTGAPLALAVSAMRDEQVSIALHTPHGGIGQTVRYRASRHGLRLRQESVAMLALDMLRRWLNGSQACGKNAWLEVVDIIE, from the coding sequence ATGTTAAGGGTGGAGATGCTCAGCACCGGCGATGAGGTGCTGCACGGGCAAATTATTGATACCAACGCCGCCTGGCTGGCGGACTACCTGTTCCAGCAGGGCGTGCCGATGAGCGGGCGTGAAACGGTCGGGGACAGCCTCTCTGCGTTGATCGAGATCCTGCAGGAACGCAGCCATATCGCCGATGTGCTGATCGTCAACGGCGGCCTGGGGCCGACCAGCGACGATCTCAGCGCGCTGGCCGCCGCGAAAGCCAGCGGCGTAGAGCTGGTCGAACGGGCTGACTGGTTGGCGCGCATGGAAGCCTATTTCGCCGAGCGCGGGCGGCCGATGGCCCCTTCCAATCGCAAGCAGGCGCAGATCCCGGCCAACGCGGAAATGTTGGATAACCCGGTGGGCACCGCCTGCGGGTTCGCATTGCAGCTGAACCAATGCCTGATGTTCTTCACCCCCGGCGTGCCGTCGGAATTCAAAGTGATGGTCGAACAGCAGATCGTACCGCGTCTGCGCCAGCGCTTCACCTTGCCGGCGCCGCCGCTGTGCCTGCGCCTGACGACATTCGGCACCTCCGAGAGCGATCTGGCCGCCGAGCTGGACGGCATGCCGCTGCCGCCGGATGTGGTGTTGGGTTACCGTTCCTCCAGCCCGATCATCGAACTGAAGCTGACCGGGCCGGAAAGCCGGCGTGCGGAAATGGAGCTGGCCTGGCGACGCGTGCGCGAAGTGGCGGGGGACAACTGCATTTTTGAAGGCACCGACGGGTTGCCGGCGACGCTGACGCAGCGCCTGAATCAGCAAGGGCTGAAGCTGGCGTTGAGCGAGCAGTTCAGTGGCGGTTTGATCAATCTGCAGTTGCAGAGCGAAGGGGCGCCGCTGGCGGGTGGCGAGCTGCTGCCGGCACACTGCATCGAAACGCTGGAAACGACGCTGGCGCGCGCCCGCTCGCTGGCGGAATTGACCGGCGCGCCGTTGGCGTTGGCGGTCAGCGCCATGCGCGATGAGCAGGTGAGCATTGCGCTGCACACGCCGCACGGCGGCATTGGCCAGACCGTGCGTTATCGCGCGTCGCGCCACGGTCTGCGGTTGCGTCAGGAGTCGGTGGCGATGCTGGCGTTGGATATGCTGCGCCGCTGGCTGAATGGGAGCCAGGCGTGCGGTAAAAACGCCTGGCTGGAAGTGGTGGACATTATCGAGTGA
- the tyrP gene encoding tyrosine transporter TyrP, translating to MKNRTLGSVFIVAGTTIGAGMLAMPLAAAGVGFGVTLALLVGLWLLMCYTALLLVEVYQHEQADTGLGTLAKRYLGGGGQWLTSFSMMFLMYALTAAYISGAGELLATSISQWTSQDFPVSLGVLLFTLVAGGVVCIGTHSVDLFNRILFSAKVVFLVVMLGLMLPNIHQTNLMTLPLEQGLALSAIPVIFTSFGFHGSVPSIVNYMGGNIRKLRWVFIIGSAIPLMAYIFWQLATLGSISSDTFVGILAQQAGLNGLLQAVRDAVASPHVELAVHLFADLALATSFLGVALGLFDFLADLFKRQDNVRGRLQTGAITFLPPLAFALFYPRGFVLALGFAAIALSVLALLLPSLLVWKTRQKHQAQYRVWGGTPALALVFVCGVTVIAIQLGIASGMLPAVG from the coding sequence GTGAAGAATCGCACTCTTGGCAGTGTTTTTATCGTGGCGGGCACCACCATTGGCGCCGGGATGCTGGCGATGCCGCTGGCAGCGGCCGGCGTCGGCTTCGGCGTCACGCTGGCCTTACTGGTCGGGCTGTGGCTGTTGATGTGTTACACCGCGCTGCTGCTGGTGGAGGTTTACCAGCATGAGCAGGCGGATACCGGTCTGGGCACGCTCGCCAAACGTTATCTCGGCGGCGGCGGCCAGTGGCTGACCAGCTTTAGCATGATGTTCCTGATGTACGCCCTCACCGCCGCCTATATCAGCGGCGCCGGCGAACTGCTCGCCACCAGCATCAGCCAATGGACATCGCAGGACTTCCCGGTGTCGCTCGGCGTCCTGCTGTTCACCCTGGTGGCCGGCGGCGTGGTGTGCATCGGCACCCACTCGGTCGACTTGTTCAACCGCATCCTGTTCAGCGCCAAAGTGGTATTTCTGGTGGTGATGCTCGGCCTGATGTTGCCGAATATCCACCAAACCAATCTGATGACATTGCCGCTGGAGCAAGGCCTGGCGCTGTCGGCCATTCCGGTGATCTTCACTTCTTTCGGCTTCCACGGCAGCGTGCCGAGCATCGTCAACTACATGGGCGGCAACATTCGCAAACTGCGCTGGGTATTTATCATCGGCAGCGCCATCCCGCTGATGGCCTATATCTTCTGGCAGCTGGCGACGCTGGGCAGCATCAGCTCCGACACCTTCGTCGGCATTCTGGCGCAGCAGGCCGGGCTGAACGGCCTGTTGCAGGCGGTGCGCGACGCGGTGGCTTCGCCGCACGTTGAACTGGCGGTGCACCTGTTCGCCGATCTGGCGCTGGCGACCTCGTTCCTCGGCGTGGCGCTCGGGCTGTTCGATTTCCTGGCCGACCTGTTCAAGCGGCAAGATAACGTGCGCGGCCGCCTGCAAACCGGCGCCATCACCTTCCTGCCGCCGCTGGCCTTCGCGCTGTTCTACCCGCGCGGCTTCGTGCTGGCGCTGGGATTCGCCGCCATCGCTTTGTCGGTGTTGGCGCTGCTGTTGCCTTCACTGCTGGTGTGGAAAACCCGCCAAAAGCATCAGGCGCAGTATCGCGTCTGGGGCGGTACGCCAGCGCTGGCGTTGGTGTTTGTCTGCGGGGTGACGGTGATCGCCATCCAACTGGGCATCGCCAGCGGCATGCTGCCGGCGGTCGGGTAA
- a CDS encoding YfaZ family outer membrane protein, with product MKKTWVACAAGLLLVTGAANAISVSGEAGQHYTNLGVGMSTGSSGLGLTGNWARSDHDGNVGSVGLNFGVPLGPLTATVGAKALYLSPKDGKSGGAVALGGGLEWEINRYFSLHGEGYFAPESFTSGVKAYNEASGGLRWKFRPLSVDVGYRYMQMEGKDGRRDNTLADGPYVGVGLSF from the coding sequence ATGAAAAAGACTTGGGTCGCGTGCGCGGCAGGATTGCTGTTGGTGACCGGCGCGGCGAACGCCATCAGCGTGTCGGGCGAAGCCGGGCAACACTACACCAACCTGGGCGTCGGCATGAGCACCGGCTCTTCAGGTCTTGGCCTGACCGGCAACTGGGCGCGCAGCGACCACGACGGCAACGTCGGCAGCGTGGGGTTGAACTTCGGCGTGCCGCTGGGGCCGTTGACGGCGACCGTGGGCGCCAAAGCGCTGTACCTCAGCCCGAAAGACGGGAAGAGCGGCGGGGCGGTGGCGCTGGGCGGCGGCCTGGAGTGGGAAATTAACCGTTACTTCAGCCTGCACGGCGAAGGGTACTTTGCCCCTGAGTCTTTCACCAGCGGCGTGAAGGCCTATAACGAAGCCAGCGGCGGCCTGCGCTGGAAGTTCCGTCCGCTGAGCGTGGACGTGGGCTACCGTTACATGCAAATGGAAGGCAAAGACGGGCGTCGCGACAATACGCTGGCCGATGGCCCTTATGTCGGCGTGGGCCTGAGCTTCTGA
- the katA gene encoding catalase KatA, which produces MSKKGLTTAAGAPVVDNNNVITAGKRGPMLLQDVWFLEKLAHFDREVIPERRMHAKGSGAYGTFTVTHDITRYTRAKIFSEIGKQTDMFIRFSTVAGERGAADAERDIRGFAMKFYTEEGNWDLVGNDTPVFYLRDPLKFPDLNHVVKRDPHTNLRNPVYKWDFFSHLPESLHQLTIDFSDRGIPKSYRHMHGFGSHTFSFINAANERFWVKFHFRCEQGIENLMDEEAEAIIAKDRESSQRDLFEAIKRGDFPRWKLQIQIMPEHEASQTPYNPFDLTKVWPHGDYPLIDVGYFELNRNPDNYFSEVEQVAMNPANVVPGISFSPDKMLQGRLFSYGDAHRYRLGVNHHQIPVNGAKCPFHNYHRDGAMRVDGNSGNGATYEPNSFGLFQEQPDFSEPPLSIEGAADHWNHREDDDYYSQPRALFNLLSAEEHQRMFTRIAGELSQVPEQIQRRQVELFTKVHPDYGAGVAKALGLK; this is translated from the coding sequence ATGAGCAAGAAAGGACTGACCACCGCAGCCGGCGCCCCGGTTGTCGATAACAATAACGTGATCACCGCGGGCAAACGCGGCCCGATGCTGTTGCAGGACGTGTGGTTCCTGGAAAAACTGGCCCACTTCGACCGTGAAGTCATCCCCGAGCGTCGCATGCACGCCAAGGGATCCGGCGCCTACGGCACCTTTACCGTCACCCACGACATCACCCGCTACACCCGCGCCAAGATCTTCTCCGAAATCGGTAAGCAGACCGACATGTTTATCCGCTTCTCCACCGTCGCCGGTGAACGCGGCGCCGCCGACGCCGAACGCGACATTCGCGGCTTCGCCATGAAGTTCTATACCGAAGAAGGCAACTGGGATCTGGTGGGTAACGATACGCCGGTGTTCTATCTGCGCGATCCGCTGAAATTCCCCGATCTCAACCACGTGGTGAAACGCGATCCGCATACCAACCTGCGCAATCCGGTCTACAAATGGGACTTTTTCTCCCACCTGCCGGAATCACTGCACCAGCTGACCATCGACTTCAGCGATCGCGGCATTCCGAAGTCCTACCGCCACATGCACGGCTTCGGCAGCCACACCTTCAGCTTTATCAATGCCGCCAACGAACGTTTCTGGGTGAAATTCCACTTCCGCTGCGAACAGGGCATTGAAAACCTGATGGATGAAGAGGCGGAAGCGATCATCGCCAAGGATCGCGAAAGCTCACAGCGCGATTTGTTCGAGGCGATCAAACGCGGCGACTTCCCGCGCTGGAAGCTGCAAATTCAGATCATGCCGGAACACGAGGCCTCTCAGACGCCATATAACCCATTCGATCTGACCAAGGTATGGCCGCACGGCGACTACCCGCTGATCGACGTCGGTTATTTCGAGTTGAACCGCAATCCCGACAACTACTTCTCCGAAGTCGAACAGGTGGCGATGAACCCCGCCAATGTGGTGCCGGGCATCAGTTTCTCGCCGGATAAAATGCTGCAGGGCCGTCTGTTCTCCTATGGCGATGCGCACCGCTACCGCTTGGGCGTCAACCATCACCAGATCCCGGTGAACGGCGCCAAATGCCCGTTCCACAACTATCATCGCGACGGTGCGATGCGCGTGGACGGCAACAGCGGCAACGGCGCAACCTACGAACCGAACAGCTTCGGCCTGTTCCAGGAGCAGCCGGACTTCAGCGAGCCGCCGCTGAGCATTGAGGGCGCGGCCGATCACTGGAACCATCGTGAAGACGACGATTACTACAGCCAGCCGCGCGCGCTGTTCAACCTGCTGAGCGCCGAAGAGCACCAGCGCATGTTCACCCGCATCGCCGGCGAACTGTCGCAGGTGCCGGAACAGATCCAGCGCCGTCAGGTCGAGCTGTTCACCAAGGTGCATCCGGACTACGGCGCCGGCGTCGCCAAGGCGTTGGGGCTGAAATAA